A genome region from Arachis duranensis cultivar V14167 chromosome 8, aradu.V14167.gnm2.J7QH, whole genome shotgun sequence includes the following:
- the LOC107460099 gene encoding membrane steroid-binding protein 2 — translation MGFYSTVMDEITWYTGLSPTAFFTIAAMMLVVYKTISGMFVSPEDYNKPPVISARTSSRFDHTEPQREPVQLGEITEQELRQYNGSDPAKPLLIAIKGQIYDVSSGRNFYGPGGAYAMFTGKECSRALALLSFKPDDINGNLEGLDESELAILEDWEYKFIEKYPNVGQLVPGQRPLQNEHNEQVQNNLNLDEAKEEPK, via the exons ATGGGTTTCTACTCAACAGTAATGGATGAGATAACCTGGTACACTGGTCTATCGCCAACGGCGTTCTTCACCATCGCAGCCATGATGCTCGTCGTTTACAAGACCATTAGCGGCATGTTCGTGTCCCCTGAAGACTACAACAAACCTCCGGTCATTTCCGCCCGAACCAGTAGCCGGTTCGACCATACCGAACCGCAAAGGGAACCGGTTCAGTTGGGCGAAATCACCGAGCAGGAGTTGCGCCAATACAATGGCTCTGACCCCGCTAAGCCCCTCTTGATCGCAATCAAAGGCCAGATCTATGACGTCTCCTCTGGGAG GAATTTTTATGGCCCTGGTGGGGCTTATGCGATGTTTACCGGAAAGGAATGCAGTAGAGCCCTAGCACTTTTGTCTTTTAAACCGGACGATATTAATGGGAACCTTGAAGGTTTGGACGAGTCAGAGCTCGCAATTTTAGAGGATTGGGAATATAAATTCATAGAAAAGTACCCAAACGTTGGGCAGCTTGTTCCAGGACAAAGACCTCTGCAAAATGAGCACAATGAACAAGTTCAAAACAATTTGAACCTTGATGAGGCCAAGGaggaaccaaaataa
- the LOC110274521 gene encoding uncharacterized mitochondrial protein AtMg00810-like — protein sequence MVVKGLGDDFLELKDLKEKLVKAFEIKELDSLKYFIGIEFARSKEGIFMNQRKYILDLLKEMGLLGCKAAETPIEPNLKLKPAEPENVMDNGRYQRLVGRLIYLSHIRLDITFAVSMVDSMIGGNITHSRM from the exons GTGatgattttttggagctaaaagACTTGAAGGAGAAACTTGTCAAAGcatttgaaatcaaagaacttGACTCATTAAAATACTTCATTGGAATTGAATTTGCAAGGTCTAAGGAAGGCATTTTTATGAACCAACGAAAGTACATCCTAGATCTTTTAAAAGAGATGGGATTACTTGGTTGTAAAGCTGCTGAAACACCTATAGAGCCTAACTTAAAATTGAAGCCAGCTGAACCAGAAAATGTAATGGATAACGGGAGATATCAGCGGTTGGTAGGGAGGCTAATCTATTTATCCCATATACGCCTGGATATAACCTTTGCTGTGAGCATG GTTGATTCAATGATAGGAGGGAATATAACTCACTCAAGAATGTAA